A stretch of the Larimichthys crocea isolate SSNF chromosome IX, L_crocea_2.0, whole genome shotgun sequence genome encodes the following:
- the pla2g3 gene encoding group 3 secretory phospholipase A2, with the protein MTHIAPLLTVILASSLLTWTAAQASTLCTWTKTLPTKEVHYSFLRSDPRLSSPSLRLYHSSWSGERALLSCAWSDDAAVIQNYLSLCRERTDQFTDHPRQMFDVDSMFVEEGLCVSVASPGVGGSGERAGKRPARSVGGPPESHRGGRSEVRTHQRVKRGFIVPGTLWCGSGNKAPSYADLGVFSETDSCCREHDQCKHTILSFQSEFGVFNSNIFTMSHCDCDNKFHSCLTEAKDSISNVVGYTFFNLLKMHCFEFSHRLQCAERNWFGMCKEYKMALYAEVHPPTLYESPYPTENSSFINSTIPTEPLENITSSPQLFSITAAASTVPTPSTNSPSSSIMRVTNATISTVPIAPQGPTRPVPESGNDLEDTLPTRKRVLPELDADSAEKQLSCAVYKDLDKCRNKILPQQRRYGLQNQESTTMYHCNCTTRLFQTLAKQKQLTEVQALLLGRVSQSCFLLQDCTAGKICTAVVVKAEIPVLGQRSGADVEEQRHLQAISMKVRRPNSRRAKRKDRAVRLHKLCLRMVQPELNKTRKHGRDVNQTTVTQGQLV; encoded by the exons ATGACGCACATCGCTCCTCTTCTCACCGTCATTTTGGCATCATCCCTCCTGACATGGACGGCTGCGCAAGCCTCGACGCTCTGCACCTGGACTAAAACTCTGCCCACCAAAGAAGTCCACTACAGTTTTCTCCGGAGCGACCCCCGGCTGTCCTCTCCATCTCTGCGCCTCTATCACAGCTCCTGGTCCGGGGAGCGCGCTCTGCTCAGCTGCGCTTGGAGCGATGACGCAGCAGTGATCCAGAACTATCTGTCTCTGTGCCGGGAGCGCACAGACCAGTTTACCGATCATCCGCGCCAAATGTTCGATGTTGACTCCATGTTTGTGGAAGAAGGTCTGTGCGTGTCTGTGGCTTCTCCGGGGGTCGGTGGGAGCGGGGAGCGCGCAGGGAAGAGGCCGGCGAGGAGCGTTGGTGGTCCCCCTGAGAGTCACCGAGGtggaaggtcagaggtcaggaccCATCAGCGCGTAAAGCGAGGCTTCATCGTGCCAGGAACTCTGTGGTGCGGCTCTGGAAACAAGGCGCCGTCATATGCAGATCTGG GAGTTTTTTCAGAAACAGACAGCTGTTGCCGTGAACACGACCAGTGCAAACACACCATCCTGTCCTTCCAGTCCGAGTTCGGCGTCTTCAACAGCAACATCTTCACCATGTCTCACTGCGACTGCGACAACAA GTTTCACAGTTGTCTGACGGAGGCCAAAGACAGCATTTCTAACGTCGTGGGTTACACCTTCTTTAACCTGCTGAAGATGCACTGCTTTGAGTTCTCCCACCGACTCCAGTGTGCAGAGAGGAACTGGTTTGGAAT GTGTAAAGAGTACAAAATGGCTCTATATGCTGAGGTCCATCCACCGACACTGTACGAATCTCCATATCCAACAGAGAACAGCTCCTTCATAAACTCTACCATACCCACAGAACCTCTGGAGAACATCACCTCCAGCCCTCAGCTCTTCTCCATCACCGCTGCAGCATCCACAGTCCCTACACCTTCAACAAACTCCCCTTCTTCCTCCATCATGCGTGTTACCAATGCTACCATCTCAACAGTCCCAATCGCACCACAGGGACCTACAAGACCAGTACCCGAGAGTGGGAACGATCTGGAGGACACTTTACCCACCAGAAAGAGAGTTCTGCCTGAGCTGGATGCTGACAGTGCAG AGAAGCAGCTGTCATGTGCGGTCTACAAGGATCTTGATAAGTGCAGGAATAAGATCCTTCCCCAGCAGAGAAGATATGGCCTCCAGAACCAAGAGAGCACGACCATGTACCACTGCAACTGCACCACCAG GTTATTCCAGACTCTggctaaacaaaaacaactgaccGAAGTACAGGCTCTTCTGCTGGGACGCGTGTCTCAGTCCTGCTTCCTGCTGCAGGACTGCACAGCAGGCAAGAT CTGTACAGCCGTTGTGGTGAAAGCAGAGATTCCTGTGCTGGGCCAGAGGAGCGGTGCAGACGTGGAGGAGCAGCGCCATCTACAGGCAATCAGCATGAAGGTCAGGAGGCCAAACAGCAGGAGAGctaagagaaaagacagagctgTCAGGCTTCACAAACTGTGTCTGAGGATGGTCCAACCTGAACTCAACAAGACCAGAAAACACGGTCGGGATGTAAATCAGACCACTGTAACACAAGGACAGCTCGTCTGA
- the rph3aa gene encoding rabphilin-3A has protein sequence MNMPGGLPAEELTDEEKEIINSVLARAAMMETMEQERIERLSSRLDNIKKTACGDGQSHCLLCGASFGPQGVTAVLCVECKKHMCSKCGIWSNSRSSPVWLCRICNEHKEVQKRSGAWFFKGRGQQGLPPPLALSGPRLSSTENRLTPGGHDGSQEPTTHPQQNESQQPSRGSEQWEPTAGTTADSCNEGQSSPAAVMKTERHVLASKPPRANAQQAAPTSAPAADVETKEDSPPAVEVKRQAVVSHIPTTKMIPPVNPPVNNPAPPRPPPDRTEDEDIDYDSDDATTLGSLEFSLLYAQESHALHCCIVKAKGLKPMDSNGLADPYVKLHLLPGASKSNKLRTKTLKNTLNPVWNETLVYHGITDDEMSRKTLRLSVSDEDKFGHNEFIGETRVALKKLKFDQKKNFSVCLERVIPVKKAVGGPARGMALYEDDPNEGEDSEERGRILVSLMYSSQQSRLIVGVVRCAHLAAMDSNGYSDPFVKVCLKPDMGKKAKNKTQIKKKTLNPEFNEEFGYEIKHGELAKKTLDISVWDYDMGKSNDFIGGCQLGIQAKGECLKHWYECLKNKDKKIERWHVLLNDNTAQFED, from the exons ATGAACATGCCTGGCGGCCTCCCAGCGGAGGAGCTCAcggatgaggagaaggagatcATCAACAGTGTGCTGGCTCGTGCTGCCATGATGGAGACCATGGAGCAGGAGAGGATTGA GCGTCTTTCCAGTCGCCTGGATAATATCAAGAAGACGGCGTGTGGTGATGGCCAGTCGCACTGTTTGTTGTGTGGGGCGTCGTTTGGACCACAGGGGGTCACAGCTGTCCTCTGTGTGGAGTGCAAGAAG CACATGTGCAGCAAATGTGGGATTTGGAGCAACAGCAGGTCGAGTCCTGTGTGGCTGTGCAGAATCTGCAACGAACACAAAGAG GTACAGAAGCGTTCAGGTGCTTGGTTCTTCAAAGGGCGAGGACAGCAGGGTCTGCCTCCTCCCCTCGCTCTGTCCGGACCTCGACTGTCCAGCACCGAGAACAGGCTGACTCCAGGAGGCCACGATGGATCGCAGGAACCGACGACACATCCTCAGCAAAATG AGTCACAGCAGCCTTCCCGTGGATCAGAACAATGGGAGCCGACAGCAGGAACAACAGCTGACAGCTGTAATGAGGGTCAGTCCTCTCCAGCAGCTGTAATGAAGACTGAGCGACATGTGTTGGCCTCCAAACCGCCGCGGGCAAACGCGCAGCAGGCCGCCCCCACCTCAG CTCCGGCTGCAGATGTGGAAACCAAAGAAGACTCACCTCCAGCTGTGGAGGTAAAAAGACAAGCTGTCGTCTCACACATTCCCACGACTAAGATGATCCCACCTGTTAACCCACCGGTCAACAACCCTGCTCCTCCACGACCTCCACCAGATCGAACGGAGGACGAGGACATCGACTACGACTCAGATGACGCCA CCACTCTGGGATCTCTGGAGTTCAGTCTGCTTTACGCACAGGAGAGCCACGCCCTGCACTGCTGCATCGTTAAAGCAAAG GGTCTGAAGCCGATGGACTCAAACGGACTCGCTGACCCGTATGTGAAGCTGCACCTCTTACCTGGAGCCAGTAAG TCCAACAAGCTTCGTACCAAGACCCTCAAAAACACTCTGAACCCGGTCTGGAATGAGACTCTGGTCTACCACGGGATCACCGATGACGAAATGTCGCGCAAGACTCTCCG GCTGTCGGTGAGTGACGAGGACAAGTTTGGACACAATGAATTCATAGGAGAGACACGAGTCGCCCTGAAGAAACTGAAGTTTGACCAGAAGAAGAACTTCAGCGTTTGTTTAGAGCGAGTGATCCCG GTGAAGAAGGCTGTAGGAGGACCGGCCCGAGGCATGGCTCTCTATGAGGATGAC CCGAATGAAGGTGAGGATTCAGAGGAGAGGGGTCGCATCCTGGTGTCGCTGATGTACAGCAGCCAGCAGAGTCGTCTGATCGTGGGCGTGGTCCGATGCGCTCACCTGGCTGCCATGGACTCCAATGGATACTCGGACCCGTTCGTCAAAGT ATGTCTGAAGCCCGATATGGGGAAGAAGGCTAAAAACAAGACACAGATAAAAAAGAAGACCCTCAATCCAGAGTTCAACGAG GAGTTCGGTTATGAAATAAAGCACGGCGAGTTAGCCAAGAAAACCCTCGACATCTCGGTCTGGGACTACGACATGGGAAAGTCCAACGATTTCATTG GAGGATGTCAGCTGGGCATCCAGGCTAAAGGAGAGTGTCTGAAGCACTGGTACGAATGCCTCaagaacaaagacaagaagATCGAGCGTTGGCACGTTCTGCTAAACGACAACACCGCCCAGTTTGAGGATTGA